A region of Saccharococcus thermophilus DNA encodes the following proteins:
- the cysE gene encoding serine O-acetyltransferase, with protein MFKTMKEDIEVIFEQDPAARSYLEVILTYSGLHAIWAHRIAHALYKRKFYFLARLISQISRFFTGIEIHPGAKIGRRFFIDHGMGVVIGETCEIGDNVTVYQGVTLGGTGKEKGKRHPTIKDNCLIAAGAKVLGSITIGENSKIGAGSVVLKDVPPNSTVVGIPGRVVIRDGVRVKKDLNHTDLPDPVADRIKELEAEIAKLRSEIESLKQERKNEHGQHSAL; from the coding sequence ATGTTTAAAACAATGAAAGAAGATATTGAGGTGATTTTCGAGCAAGATCCAGCGGCAAGAAGCTATTTAGAGGTAATTTTAACGTATTCCGGTTTGCATGCGATTTGGGCGCATCGTATTGCTCATGCGTTGTACAAACGTAAATTTTATTTTCTCGCCCGCTTGATTTCGCAAATTAGCCGCTTTTTTACAGGTATTGAAATTCACCCTGGAGCGAAAATCGGCCGCCGCTTTTTCATCGACCATGGTATGGGAGTGGTCATTGGCGAAACGTGTGAAATTGGCGATAATGTAACTGTATACCAAGGTGTGACATTAGGCGGAACTGGGAAAGAGAAAGGGAAGCGCCATCCGACGATTAAAGATAACTGCTTAATTGCGGCAGGAGCGAAAGTGCTTGGCTCGATTACGATCGGGGAAAACTCGAAAATTGGCGCCGGTTCGGTCGTCTTAAAAGACGTGCCGCCAAACTCGACTGTTGTCGGGATTCCGGGACGGGTAGTTATCCGTGACGGGGTAAGAGTGAAAAAAGACTTAAACCATACAGACTTGCCAGATCCAGTGGCTGATCGTATTAAAGAGTTGGAAGCGGAAATCGCCAAATTGCGTAGTGAAATTGAGAGCTTAAAACAGGAAAGGAAGAACGAACATGGGCAGCATTCGGCTTTATAA
- the gltX gene encoding glutamate--tRNA ligase — MAQEVRVRYAPSPTGHLHIGGARTALFNYLFARHHNGKFIVRIEDTDIERNVEGGEQSQLENLKWLGIDYDESVDKGGEYGPYRQTERLDIYRKYIDELLEKGHAYKCFCTPEELEKEREAQRAAGIAAPQYSGKCRHLTKEQVAQLEAEGKPYTIRLKVPEGKTYEFEDMVRGKVTFESKDIGDWVIMKANGIPTYNFAVVIDDHLMKITHVFRGEEHLSNTPKQLMVYDYFGWEPPQFAHLTLIVNEQRKKLSKRDESIIQFVSQYKELGYLPEAMFNFFALLGWSPEGEEEIFSKEELIRIFDVSRLSKSPSMFDTKKLTWMNNQYIKKLDLDRLVEISLPHLIKAGRLPEQMSEEQRQWARDLIALYQEQMSYGAEIVKLSELFFKEEIEYNEEAKQVLAEEQVPDVLKAFLEEVKQLEPFTAENIKAAIKSVQKATGQKGKKLFMPIRVAVTGQTHGPELPFALQLLGKEKVISRLEKVIG; from the coding sequence ATGGCACAAGAAGTACGAGTGCGCTATGCACCAAGTCCAACCGGCCATTTGCATATTGGTGGGGCGCGGACAGCGTTGTTTAACTATTTATTTGCCCGTCATCATAACGGAAAATTTATTGTACGCATTGAGGATACGGATATTGAACGCAACGTGGAAGGCGGCGAACAATCGCAGCTGGAAAACTTAAAATGGCTCGGTATTGATTATGACGAATCCGTCGATAAAGGCGGAGAATATGGTCCGTATCGCCAAACAGAACGTCTTGATATATACCGTAAATATATCGATGAACTTTTAGAAAAAGGACATGCCTATAAATGTTTCTGTACGCCGGAAGAGCTCGAAAAAGAGCGGGAAGCGCAAAGAGCAGCAGGCATCGCCGCGCCGCAATATAGCGGGAAATGCCGCCATTTAACAAAAGAGCAAGTTGCCCAATTGGAAGCGGAAGGAAAGCCGTATACGATCCGCCTCAAAGTTCCTGAAGGAAAGACATATGAATTTGAAGATATGGTGCGCGGAAAAGTGACGTTTGAATCGAAAGATATCGGCGACTGGGTCATTATGAAAGCGAACGGCATTCCGACATACAATTTCGCCGTTGTCATCGATGACCACTTAATGAAAATCACACATGTGTTCCGCGGCGAAGAACACTTATCGAACACGCCGAAACAGCTGATGGTGTACGACTATTTCGGCTGGGAGCCGCCGCAATTTGCCCATCTAACCTTGATTGTAAACGAGCAGCGCAAAAAGCTTTCGAAACGCGACGAGTCCATTATTCAATTTGTTTCGCAGTATAAGGAGCTTGGCTATCTGCCGGAGGCCATGTTTAACTTTTTTGCACTGTTAGGCTGGTCGCCGGAAGGAGAAGAAGAAATTTTCTCGAAAGAAGAACTAATCCGTATTTTTGATGTTTCTCGATTGTCCAAATCGCCGTCGATGTTTGACACGAAAAAACTGACATGGATGAATAACCAATATATTAAAAAGCTAGACTTAGACCGTCTAGTGGAAATTTCCCTGCCTCATTTAATTAAAGCAGGGCGACTGCCGGAGCAGATGAGCGAAGAACAGCGGCAATGGGCGCGCGATTTAATTGCCCTGTACCAGGAACAAATGAGTTATGGGGCGGAAATTGTAAAGCTATCGGAGCTGTTCTTCAAAGAAGAGATTGAGTATAATGAAGAAGCGAAACAAGTATTGGCGGAAGAACAAGTTCCGGATGTATTAAAGGCCTTTTTAGAAGAAGTGAAGCAGCTTGAGCCGTTTACGGCAGAAAATATTAAAGCGGCAATTAAATCGGTGCAAAAAGCGACAGGACAAAAAGGGAAAAAATTGTTTATGCCGATTCGCGTTGCGGTAACAGGGCAAACACACGGTCCGGAATTGCCGTTTGCACTCCAATTACTAGGAAAAGAAAAAGTGATCAGCCGATTAGAAAAAGTTATTGGTTAA
- the ispF gene encoding 2-C-methyl-D-erythritol 2,4-cyclodiphosphate synthase, giving the protein MFRIGQGFDVHQLVHGRPLIIGGVRIPYEKGLLGHSDADVLLHAVADACLGAIGAGDIGKHFPDTDNRYKDADSALLLKHVWELVKQQGYRLANVDCTIIAQKPKMAPYIEQMKEKIAELLEGETSQVNVKATTTEKLGFTGREEGIAAQAVVLLQKQ; this is encoded by the coding sequence ATGTTTCGCATTGGTCAAGGATTTGATGTGCATCAACTTGTTCATGGACGTCCTTTAATTATCGGTGGCGTTCGTATTCCCTACGAAAAAGGGCTGCTTGGCCATTCCGACGCCGACGTCTTGCTACATGCGGTTGCAGACGCTTGTCTAGGGGCGATCGGAGCCGGCGACATCGGAAAGCATTTCCCGGACACGGACAACCGCTATAAAGACGCGGATTCTGCGTTATTATTAAAACATGTATGGGAGCTAGTCAAACAGCAAGGATATAGGTTGGCGAACGTCGATTGCACCATTATTGCGCAAAAGCCGAAAATGGCGCCATATATTGAACAAATGAAAGAGAAAATTGCCGAATTGTTAGAAGGGGAAACATCACAAGTCAATGTAAAAGCAACAACGACGGAAAAGCTTGGCTTTACCGGTCGGGAAGAAGGAATTGCCGCGCAGGCGGTCGTATTATTACAAAAACAGTAA
- the ispD gene encoding 2-C-methyl-D-erythritol 4-phosphate cytidylyltransferase: MKYEVVIPAAGQGKRMRAGVNKQFIELRHEPLIVRTLKVFDSDEWCDGIIVVINEAERIQFEQLFSRFHLNKIIAVVNGGEERQHSVYNGLKALKNSDIVLIHDGARPFVTVEHIHELVTAANKYGAAVPAVRVKDTIKKVHGQFVKETMERSSLWAVQTPQAFHVSLILQAHEQAKKEGYIGTDDASLVERIGGKVKIVEGDYRNIKLTTPDDLLFAEAILSSRASL, encoded by the coding sequence ATGAAGTATGAGGTAGTCATTCCAGCAGCTGGGCAAGGAAAGCGAATGAGAGCGGGAGTGAATAAACAGTTCATTGAGCTTCGCCATGAACCGTTGATCGTGCGCACATTGAAAGTGTTTGACAGCGATGAATGGTGCGACGGCATCATTGTGGTGATTAACGAGGCGGAAAGGATTCAATTTGAACAATTATTTTCCCGCTTTCATCTAAACAAAATCATCGCGGTGGTCAACGGTGGCGAAGAGCGGCAGCATAGCGTGTACAATGGACTAAAAGCGCTCAAAAACAGCGATATTGTCCTTATTCACGACGGCGCCCGTCCATTTGTTACCGTGGAGCACATTCATGAATTAGTAACAGCGGCAAACAAGTACGGTGCAGCGGTTCCGGCGGTTCGCGTCAAAGATACGATTAAGAAAGTCCACGGACAGTTTGTGAAAGAGACGATGGAACGTTCTAGCTTGTGGGCTGTACAAACTCCACAAGCTTTTCATGTTTCTCTCATTTTACAGGCACATGAGCAAGCAAAAAAGGAAGGTTACATCGGCACGGATGATGCCAGCCTCGTCGAGCGAATCGGCGGAAAAGTAAAGATTGTGGAAGGAGATTACCGCAATATTAAATTAACGACACCGGATGATCTATTGTTTGCGGAAGCAATTTTATCGAGCCGCGCCAGTTTATAA
- the cysS gene encoding cysteine--tRNA ligase has translation MGSIRLYNTLTRKKETFEPLEPNKVKMYVCGPTVYNYIHIGNARAAIVFDTIRRYLEFRGYEVTYVSNFTDVDDKLIKAAREIGEDVPTIAERFIQAYFEDITALGCKKADVHPRVTENIDVIIAFIQALIDKGYAYEVDGDVYYRTRKFAEYGKLSHQSIDELRAGARIEIGEKKDDPLDFALWKAAKEGEICWDSPWGKGRPGWHIECSAMARKYLGDTIDIHAGGQDLTFPHHENEIAQSEALTGKPFAKYWLHNGYLNINNEKMSKSLGNFVLVHDIIRQIDPQVLRFFMLSVHYRHPINYSGELLESAKKGLERLKTSYFNLKHRLQSSTNLTDDDEQWLERIQEQHEAFIREMDDDFNTANGIAVLFELAKQANLYLHEKNTSERVIHAFLREFEQLLDVLGITLKEEELLDEEIEALIEQRNEARKNRNFALADQIRDQLKAKNIILEDTPQGTRWKRG, from the coding sequence ATGGGCAGCATTCGGCTTTATAACACGTTAACAAGAAAAAAAGAAACGTTTGAACCGCTCGAACCGAATAAGGTGAAAATGTACGTATGCGGTCCGACGGTATATAACTATATTCATATCGGCAACGCCCGCGCCGCGATCGTATTTGATACGATTCGCCGCTACTTAGAGTTCCGCGGCTATGAAGTGACATACGTATCCAATTTTACGGATGTCGATGACAAATTAATTAAAGCGGCGCGGGAGATAGGGGAAGATGTACCGACGATTGCCGAGCGTTTTATTCAAGCATATTTTGAAGATATTACCGCACTTGGCTGCAAAAAAGCGGACGTGCATCCGCGCGTCACAGAAAATATCGATGTCATTATTGCGTTTATTCAAGCGTTAATCGATAAAGGGTATGCATATGAAGTCGACGGTGATGTGTATTACCGTACGAGAAAATTTGCGGAGTATGGCAAACTCTCTCACCAGTCTATTGACGAGCTAAGAGCGGGAGCGCGCATCGAAATCGGGGAAAAGAAAGACGACCCGCTTGACTTTGCCTTATGGAAAGCGGCAAAAGAAGGAGAAATTTGCTGGGACAGCCCATGGGGAAAAGGCCGTCCGGGATGGCACATCGAATGCTCGGCAATGGCACGTAAATATTTAGGAGATACGATTGATATTCATGCTGGCGGTCAAGATTTGACATTTCCTCATCATGAAAACGAGATCGCCCAATCGGAGGCGTTAACGGGAAAACCGTTTGCAAAATATTGGCTGCACAACGGATATTTAAATATTAACAACGAAAAAATGTCAAAATCGCTTGGCAACTTTGTGCTCGTTCATGATATTATCCGGCAAATCGATCCGCAAGTGCTACGGTTCTTTATGCTGTCGGTTCATTACCGCCATCCAATCAACTATAGCGGCGAGCTGTTAGAAAGTGCAAAAAAAGGACTGGAGCGATTAAAAACCTCTTATTTTAACTTGAAGCATCGATTGCAAAGCAGCACCAACTTAACCGATGACGACGAGCAATGGCTTGAGCGGATTCAAGAGCAACATGAGGCATTTATTCGTGAAATGGACGACGATTTTAATACAGCTAATGGAATCGCCGTGTTATTTGAGTTGGCGAAACAAGCGAATTTATATTTGCATGAGAAAAATACATCGGAACGAGTCATTCATGCGTTTTTACGCGAATTCGAACAGCTGCTTGATGTGCTTGGCATTACGCTAAAAGAGGAAGAATTATTAGATGAGGAGATTGAAGCGCTCATTGAACAGCGAAATGAAGCGAGAAAAAACCGTAATTTCGCCTTAGCCGATCAAATTCGTGATCAATTAAAAGCGAAAAACATCATTTTAGAAGATACGCCGCAAGGAACAAGATGGAAAAGAGGATAA